GACCGTGAGGCTCGCCGCCACCCGCAGCCGCGAGTCCCGGCGCGCGCGCAGCGCCGCCGCGCCCGCGTCGAACGCCTCCGCCGCCTCCACCACCCGCCGGGCCCACTCCGTCACCACACCCCCGGCCTCGGTGAGCCGCGAGCCCGCGGGCGAGCGGTGCACGAGCGCGACACCGAGCTGCCGCTCCATGGACCGGATGCGCGCGCTGGCCGCGGGCTGGCTCACGCCGACGGCCTTCGCCGCCCGCCCGAGGCTGCCCAGCCGGGCCACGGCGAGCAGCAGTTCCAGCGCCGCCAGGTCCGGCACCCGGCGGGCCAGCGACTCCGGTTCGCCCGCGGCCTCGTACGCGCTCATAACCCCAGCTTATGAGCTGAGAGAAAATCGGTCCCTACCGGGCGCCCGCCACCCGGGCGAGGCTGCTGCCATGGCCGCCACCGTCCTCGTACGCCCCCGCCCCGCCGCCCGCGCACACCACCGGCTCTCCGTCCGCGAGCTCGGCCCCCACTGGTACGCCGGCGTCATGGGCACCGCCATCGTCGCCACCGCCGGCGCCGCGGTCGGCCTGCCGCCCGCCGCGCTGGTCCCCGTCTGGGCCCTGGCCGCCGTGCTCCTCGCCGCGCTGCTCGCCGCCCGCGCCGTTCACTGGGCCCGGCACGCCGACCGCGCCCGCGAGCACCTCGCCGATCCCGCGGTCGCGCCGTTCTACGGGTGCCTGTCGATGGCCCTGCTCGCGGTCGGTGCCGCGACGACCGCCGTGGGGGCGCGCGTGACGGGCGGCGACGCGGCGTTCGCCGTGCACGCCGCCCTGTGGGTGGCGGGTACCGCGGTGGGGCTGGCGGCGGCCGTGGCCGTGCCGTACCTGATGGTCGTACGCCACCGGGTGCGGCCCGGCGACGCCTCGCCCGTGTGGCTGCTGCCGGTGGTGGCCCCGATGGTGTCGGCCGCGACCGGCCCGGCGCTGGCGCCGCGGCTGCCCGCGGGACAGTGGCGGGAGTCGCTGGTGCTGGGCTGCTTCGGGATGTTCGGGATGAGCCTGCTGGCGACACTGCTGATGCTGCCGCTGGTCTTCGCCCGGCTGGTGGAGCGGGGCCCGCTGCCGCTCGCGCTCACCCCGGCGCTGTTCCTGGTGCTGGGCCCGCTCGGGCAGTCGACGACGGCCGCGGGGGCGCTGGCGGACGGCTCGGCGGCGGTACCGGGAGCGTTCGCCGCGCTGTACGGGGTGCCGGTGCTGGGCTTCGCGCTGCTGTGGCTGGCGGTGGCGGGGGCGCTGGTCGTACGGGCCGCGCGGCGCGGCATGCCGTTCGCGCTGACCTGGTGGGCGTTCACGTTTCCGGTGGGCACGTGCGTGACGGGTGCGACGAGCCTGGCGGAGCATACGGGGCTCGCGGCGTTCCGCGGGCTTGCGCTGCTGCTGTACGGGCTGCTGGTCGCGGCCTGGCTGACGGCCGCGGTCCGTACCGCGGCGGCGGTGGCCCGCGGCGGCCTCCTCGCGGCCCCGGCCCGCTGACGACCGCCGCCGTAGCCTGAGGGGATGGCAGGCAGGCGTGTGGTGTCCCTCGTACCGTCGCTGACCGAGGCGGTCGCCGTCTCGGCGCCCGGCGCCCTCGTCGGCGCCACCGACTGGTGCACCCACCCGGCGGGGCTCGACGTCGTACGGGTGCGGGGGACGAAGAACCCGGACGTCGAGCGGATCGTCGCGCTGGCGCCCGACCTGGTCGTCGCGAACGAGGAGGAGAACCGCGAGCCGGACCTCGCCGCGCTGCGGGCGGCGGGCCTTCAGGTGCTGGTCACCGAAGTCCGCACGCTGGAGCAGGCGTTCGCGGAGCTGGCGCGGGTGCTGACGGCGTGCGGGGCCGCGGCGCGGCCGGCGTGGCTGGCCGCCGCGGAGGCGGCCTGGCGGGACGTACGGCCGCCGGGGCGGGTGCGGCGGGCGGTGGTGCCCGTGTGGCGGCGGCCGTGGATGGTGCTGGGCCGGGAGACCTTCGCCGGGGACCTGCTGGCGCGGCTGGGGGTGGCGAACGTGTACGCGGGGCACGCGGAGCGGTATCCGCGGGTGCCGCTCGCGGAGCTGCACGGGAGCGGCGCGGAGCTGGTGGTGCTGCCCGACGAGCCGTACGCGTTCGGGGCGGACGACGGCCCGGAGGCGTTCCCCGCGCTGGCGGCGGCGCCGGTGAGCGGGCGGCATCTGACGTGGTACGGGCCGTCGCTGGCGGAAGCGCCCGGGGTGCTGGGCGCGGCGCTGCGCGCGGCGTAGGACGGCGACGGCAGGCGCAAAAGGCGGGCGCCCCGCCGCCCCCGCGCAGGGGGACGGCGAGGCGCCCGGAGCGTGACCGCCGGTCAGGAGACCGGTGCGATCCTGTCGATGACCTCGGGGTTGTCGTCCATCCACTTGCGGGCGGACTCCTTCTCCTTGCCGTCACCGCCGTTCTGGATCTCGACCTCCAGCGAGGACAGCTCCTCCTCGGAGAGCGTGAAGTCCTTCAGCCACTCGTGGAACTCCGGGAAGTCCTCGGCGAAGTCCTTCTTGGCCACGGTGTGGATGTCGTCGCCCTCGCCCCAGGCCCCCTTCGGGTCGTCCAGCTTGGTCAGGTCCCACTTGCCGTAGGCCCAGTGCGGCGACCAGAGGGTGACGACGATGGGCTCCTTCTTGTCGTACGCCCGCTCCAGCT
The Streptomyces sp. CNQ-509 DNA segment above includes these coding regions:
- a CDS encoding C4-dicarboxylate ABC transporter, yielding MAATVLVRPRPAARAHHRLSVRELGPHWYAGVMGTAIVATAGAAVGLPPAALVPVWALAAVLLAALLAARAVHWARHADRAREHLADPAVAPFYGCLSMALLAVGAATTAVGARVTGGDAAFAVHAALWVAGTAVGLAAAVAVPYLMVVRHRVRPGDASPVWLLPVVAPMVSAATGPALAPRLPAGQWRESLVLGCFGMFGMSLLATLLMLPLVFARLVERGPLPLALTPALFLVLGPLGQSTTAAGALADGSAAVPGAFAALYGVPVLGFALLWLAVAGALVVRAARRGMPFALTWWAFTFPVGTCVTGATSLAEHTGLAAFRGLALLLYGLLVAAWLTAAVRTAAAVARGGLLAAPAR
- a CDS encoding helical backbone metal receptor, which codes for MAGRRVVSLVPSLTEAVAVSAPGALVGATDWCTHPAGLDVVRVRGTKNPDVERIVALAPDLVVANEEENREPDLAALRAAGLQVLVTEVRTLEQAFAELARVLTACGAAARPAWLAAAEAAWRDVRPPGRVRRAVVPVWRRPWMVLGRETFAGDLLARLGVANVYAGHAERYPRVPLAELHGSGAELVVLPDEPYAFGADDGPEAFPALAAAPVSGRHLTWYGPSLAEAPGVLGAALRAA